Proteins encoded in a region of the Sphingomonas sp. HMP9 genome:
- a CDS encoding F0F1 ATP synthase subunit B family protein, whose product MAPEGAIDNQGIQGHTTAPGGVEHVPDPTALGLTSTGWVAVAMIVVILLMIWKKVPGMIGKMLDTRIAGIRTQLDEAKALRAEAEAIRTEYEAKAKTAHVEAEAMKAHAHHEAAAIIAKAKAGAEDLMTRRAKMAEDKIAAAERAAIAEVRARAADAAAKAAGMLIAEHHDAAADRAMVDRSISGLSRLN is encoded by the coding sequence ATGGCGCCCGAGGGTGCGATCGACAACCAGGGCATCCAGGGTCACACGACCGCACCCGGCGGTGTCGAGCACGTTCCCGATCCGACCGCACTCGGCCTGACCTCGACCGGCTGGGTCGCGGTGGCGATGATCGTCGTGATCCTGCTGATGATCTGGAAGAAGGTTCCAGGGATGATCGGCAAGATGCTCGACACGCGCATCGCGGGCATTCGCACGCAGCTCGACGAAGCCAAGGCGCTCCGCGCCGAAGCCGAGGCGATCCGCACCGAATACGAGGCCAAGGCCAAGACCGCGCACGTCGAAGCCGAAGCCATGAAAGCGCACGCGCATCACGAAGCCGCCGCGATCATCGCCAAGGCCAAGGCTGGTGCCGAGGACCTCATGACCCGTCGCGCGAAGATGGCCGAAGACAAGATCGCCGCCGCCGAACGCGCAGCGATCGCCGAGGTCCGTGCGCGGGCTGCCGACGCGGCCGCCAAGGCTGCCGGCATGCTGATCGCCGAGCATCACGACGCCGCCGCCGACCGCGCGATGGTCGACCGCTCGATCTCAGGTCTCAGCCGCCTGAACTAG
- a CDS encoding YnbE family lipoprotein — protein sequence MRTIAFLVTTAAALPSCINVSAPDKPIEINLNINVTQEVVYRLDGEAKSLIQQNPGIF from the coding sequence ATGAGGACGATCGCTTTTCTGGTCACGACCGCTGCCGCCCTGCCGAGCTGCATCAACGTGTCGGCGCCCGACAAGCCGATCGAGATCAACCTCAACATCAACGTCACGCAAGAAGTGGTCTATCGTCTCGACGGCGAGGCGAAATCGTTGATCCAGCAGAATCCGGGGATATTCTAA
- a CDS encoding YdbL family protein has protein sequence MKTKVMMMVAAAVALGGLSVAASAQRDPAYAAARAGGEVGEQPDGYLGLVGAASGDLRALVNNINIQRKSAYTQKAQASGATVEQLAFTSGCNLILQTNAGEKYKTPGGVWKTRTAAAPERDSRCV, from the coding sequence ATGAAGACCAAGGTCATGATGATGGTTGCCGCAGCGGTGGCTCTCGGCGGCCTTTCGGTGGCGGCCTCGGCGCAGCGCGACCCGGCCTATGCCGCGGCGCGCGCCGGCGGCGAGGTCGGCGAGCAGCCCGACGGCTATCTCGGCCTCGTCGGCGCAGCGAGCGGCGATCTGCGCGCGCTGGTCAACAACATCAATATCCAGCGCAAGTCGGCCTACACGCAAAAGGCGCAGGCGAGCGGCGCGACGGTGGAGCAACTCGCGTTCACCAGCGGCTGCAACCTGATCCTGCAGACCAACGCGGGCGAGAAGTACAAGACCCCGGGCGGCGTCTGGAAGACGCGCACGGCGGCCGCCCCGGAACGCGATTCGCGCTGCGTCTGA
- a CDS encoding F0F1 ATP synthase subunit C, which produces MDAQAAKMIGAGLAAIGMGLAALGVGNVFAQFLAGALRNPGAADSQQGRLFIGFAAAELLGLLAFVTMIILVFVA; this is translated from the coding sequence ATGGACGCACAAGCAGCAAAGATGATCGGTGCCGGCCTCGCAGCGATCGGCATGGGCCTCGCCGCACTCGGCGTGGGCAACGTGTTCGCCCAGTTCCTCGCTGGCGCTCTCCGTAACCCGGGCGCAGCCGACAGCCAGCAGGGCCGTCTGTTCATCGGTTTCGCAGCAGCCGAGCTTCTCGGCCTGCTCGCCTTCGTCACCATGATCATCCTGGTGTTCGTCGCCTAA
- a CDS encoding F0F1 ATP synthase subunit A, translating into MHQFLIEPAFGSHWIVGGYDLSFTNSALWMVVTLVALWAFMIGGMKRELVPGRWQMAVEGFTGFISGMLEQNVGPGGKRFVPYVFSLFMFILFANIIGLLPFGIVPGVHPFTVTSHMTVTGVLALISFAIVLLVGFGKHGFHFFSLFVPSGTPALMIPLIFVVELMSFLVRPFSLGLRLFVAMTAGHILLKVLAAFVINGLNLGGMYIGLVSAPSMLLMIGITLLELLVAAIQAYVFALLTSVYLNDAVNLH; encoded by the coding sequence ATGCACCAGTTCCTGATCGAGCCGGCGTTCGGCTCGCACTGGATCGTAGGTGGTTACGACCTGTCCTTCACCAACTCCGCATTGTGGATGGTGGTGACGCTGGTCGCATTGTGGGCGTTCATGATCGGCGGGATGAAGCGCGAGCTCGTCCCCGGCCGGTGGCAGATGGCGGTCGAGGGCTTTACCGGCTTCATCTCGGGCATGCTCGAGCAGAATGTCGGCCCGGGCGGCAAGCGCTTCGTGCCCTATGTCTTCTCGCTGTTCATGTTCATCCTGTTCGCGAACATCATCGGCCTGCTGCCGTTCGGCATCGTCCCCGGCGTGCATCCGTTCACCGTGACCAGCCACATGACCGTCACCGGCGTGCTGGCGCTGATCAGCTTCGCGATCGTGCTCCTGGTGGGCTTCGGCAAGCACGGCTTCCACTTCTTCTCGCTGTTCGTACCGAGCGGCACGCCCGCGCTGATGATCCCGCTGATCTTCGTGGTCGAGCTGATGTCGTTCCTGGTGCGGCCGTTCTCGCTCGGCCTGCGATTGTTCGTGGCGATGACCGCAGGGCACATCCTGCTCAAGGTGCTGGCCGCGTTCGTGATCAACGGCCTGAACCTGGGCGGGATGTATATCGGTCTGGTGAGCGCGCCGAGCATGCTGCTGATGATCGGCATCACACTGCTCGAGCTGCTGGTCGCCGCGATCCAGGCCTATGTGTTCGCGTTGCTGACGTCGGTCTATCTGAACGACGCGGTCAACCTTCACTAA
- a CDS encoding F0F1 ATP synthase subunit B family protein, protein MPQIAQIAATYASQIFWLLLTFGMLYFGIGKGMVPKIVSNVDSREGRIAGDLAAAVAARAQADTVQANWQAEMDAARTAAQAETAAAAKRAALAFEQQVHAADADLAERLGHHDLAVANAKAEALSNLQGVAAEAAQQLAAKVAGLQVSLDAASDAVRRTTAHG, encoded by the coding sequence ATGCCCCAGATTGCCCAGATAGCCGCTACCTACGCCTCGCAGATCTTCTGGCTGCTGCTCACCTTCGGGATGCTGTATTTCGGGATCGGCAAGGGAATGGTGCCAAAGATCGTGTCCAACGTCGACTCGCGCGAAGGCCGGATCGCCGGCGATCTGGCGGCGGCGGTCGCCGCCCGTGCGCAGGCCGATACGGTCCAGGCGAACTGGCAGGCAGAAATGGACGCGGCGCGTACCGCGGCGCAGGCCGAGACGGCCGCCGCTGCGAAGCGGGCGGCGTTGGCGTTCGAGCAGCAGGTCCATGCTGCCGACGCCGATCTCGCCGAGCGTCTGGGTCATCACGATCTGGCGGTCGCGAACGCGAAGGCCGAGGCGCTCTCGAACCTTCAGGGCGTCGCCGCCGAAGCAGCACAGCAATTGGCCGCCAAGGTCGCCGGCCTCCAGGTTAGCCTGGATGCGGCGAGCGACGCGGTACGCAGGACGACGGCGCATGGCTAA
- a CDS encoding YdbH domain-containing protein: MSETSETGAGPAADPRSGSHRRATARRVALAIALLLLAALVVLWLVRKPIAEGFIDRELVKAGVPARYDIANLALGGQRLTNVVIGDPAHPDLVADWVETRTGIGLSGPYLEGVRAGKVRLRGRLVDGKVSLGAIDKLLPASSGKPFTLPALDVSVADGRMRLETPQGIVGLKLAGSGKLDDGFRGTLAAISERLDIGGCAIDRLAATVKLRIDAAKPTVTGPVRVSRLACGTTRVDRLVADLDVGLSAALDRWQGKATLTTGAARTPGGTSAGASGTIAFTGSAAATAGKVDIAADTVRTLEGGARRVSLAGAYRIGKQIAFAGRIQASGAAVAPKRLAGLTAIGGAAAGTPVAPLAAAAAQAIQKAGRGFAADADVRVQIEGGLGKALLSRLALASASGARVALGGGSGVALDWPNGGVRLDTNLAMRGGGLPEARVSLAQAKPGAAIRGVATIAPYAAGAARLALTPVTFSATPGGATSIATRMTLSGPIGGGGSANRVNGLAMPVVALWDGRGRLVVNTGCTPLAVQRFALSGLVLDPSRLTLCPVDGALVQVNGARIGGGARIAAASLTGRLGTTPITLATAGATVRLADRGFAIERVQTRIGAPQRVTRLDFGTVTGRMTARGLAGAFTGGSGQIANVPLLLGDAAGDWTLVGGALNLTGAMGVSDAAPTPRFKPLDARTVTLALVNGSITAAGTLVEPTSNTKVADVTLTHALGAGAGKADLIVPAIAFAKDKLQPDALTPLTFGVIADVNGSVSGEGHIAWTPDGVTSNGVFRTAGTDLAAAFGPVTGIATEIRFTDLLNLQSAPGQVATIRTLNPGIPVTDGTIRYQTLPGARVQVEDGSWPFAGGSLTLDPTLLDFSAASERRMTFHVANMAADQFLQQFDFKNLDATGIFDGVLPMIFDETGGRIEGGDLQVRKGGGTLAYVGDLSQKDLGIWANIAFQALKSLRYQSLRVGMNGPLAGEMVTDVRFAGISQGEGAKANFIVRRLQKLPFVFNIRIKAPFRGLLDSAQSFYDPKRLIQRNLPALLQQQAAPPPPKLPTIQPPASRIVP, encoded by the coding sequence GTGAGCGAGACGAGCGAGACGGGGGCCGGCCCCGCGGCCGACCCCCGGTCCGGCTCTCACCGTCGAGCGACTGCCCGCCGCGTCGCGCTGGCGATCGCGCTGCTCCTGCTCGCCGCGCTGGTCGTGCTGTGGCTGGTGCGCAAACCGATCGCCGAAGGGTTCATCGACCGCGAACTCGTCAAGGCCGGCGTGCCGGCGCGCTACGATATTGCCAACCTCGCACTGGGTGGCCAGCGACTGACCAATGTCGTGATCGGCGATCCGGCGCATCCCGATCTCGTCGCCGACTGGGTCGAGACGCGCACCGGCATCGGCTTGTCGGGCCCCTATCTGGAGGGCGTGCGCGCGGGGAAGGTGCGGCTGCGTGGCCGGCTGGTTGACGGGAAAGTCTCGCTCGGTGCGATCGACAAGCTGCTGCCAGCGTCGTCGGGCAAGCCGTTTACGCTGCCCGCTCTCGACGTGTCGGTCGCCGATGGGCGGATGCGGCTCGAGACTCCGCAGGGGATCGTCGGGCTGAAGCTGGCCGGATCGGGCAAGCTCGACGACGGGTTTCGCGGTACGCTCGCGGCGATCAGCGAGCGGCTCGATATCGGCGGGTGCGCGATCGACCGGCTGGCGGCGACCGTCAAGCTGCGGATCGACGCGGCCAAACCGACCGTCACGGGGCCGGTGCGCGTGTCGCGGCTCGCCTGTGGCACGACGCGCGTCGACCGGCTGGTGGCAGACCTCGACGTCGGCCTCTCCGCGGCGCTCGATCGCTGGCAGGGCAAGGCGACGCTCACGACGGGGGCTGCACGGACGCCCGGCGGCACGTCGGCCGGCGCGAGCGGCACGATCGCCTTCACCGGAAGCGCGGCGGCGACCGCGGGCAAGGTGGACATTGCCGCCGATACCGTTCGCACGCTCGAGGGCGGCGCGCGACGCGTTTCGCTCGCTGGCGCCTACCGGATCGGCAAGCAGATCGCCTTCGCCGGGCGCATCCAGGCGAGCGGTGCCGCCGTGGCGCCAAAACGACTCGCTGGACTGACGGCGATTGGCGGGGCGGCGGCGGGGACGCCCGTTGCCCCCTTGGCAGCCGCGGCGGCGCAGGCGATCCAGAAGGCAGGTCGCGGGTTTGCCGCGGATGCCGACGTGCGCGTGCAGATCGAGGGCGGCCTCGGTAAGGCGCTGCTGTCCCGTCTCGCGCTCGCGTCTGCCAGCGGTGCGCGCGTGGCGCTCGGCGGCGGGAGCGGGGTCGCGCTGGACTGGCCGAATGGCGGTGTGCGGCTCGACACGAACCTCGCGATGCGCGGCGGCGGCTTGCCCGAGGCGCGCGTGTCGCTCGCGCAGGCCAAACCCGGCGCGGCGATCCGCGGCGTGGCTACCATCGCGCCCTATGCGGCGGGCGCCGCGCGTCTGGCGCTGACCCCCGTCACCTTCAGCGCAACTCCGGGGGGTGCGACGTCGATCGCGACGCGCATGACGCTTTCGGGGCCGATCGGCGGCGGCGGGTCCGCCAACCGGGTCAATGGCCTGGCGATGCCGGTTGTCGCGCTGTGGGACGGTCGCGGGCGACTGGTCGTCAACACCGGTTGCACGCCCCTGGCGGTGCAGCGGTTCGCGCTATCCGGGCTGGTGCTCGACCCGTCGCGACTGACCTTGTGCCCGGTCGACGGCGCGCTGGTGCAGGTGAACGGCGCGCGGATCGGCGGCGGTGCCCGGATCGCGGCGGCAAGCCTGACCGGACGGCTCGGCACCACCCCGATCACGCTCGCGACCGCCGGCGCGACCGTGCGGCTTGCCGATCGCGGGTTCGCGATCGAGCGCGTGCAGACGCGTATCGGTGCGCCCCAGCGCGTCACGCGACTCGACTTCGGCACCGTGACCGGCCGCATGACCGCGCGAGGGCTGGCCGGCGCGTTCACCGGCGGTTCGGGGCAGATCGCCAACGTCCCGCTGTTGCTCGGCGATGCGGCCGGCGACTGGACGCTGGTCGGCGGTGCGCTCAACCTCACCGGCGCGATGGGCGTATCCGATGCCGCGCCGACCCCGCGGTTCAAGCCGCTCGACGCGCGCACCGTGACGCTCGCGCTGGTCAACGGCAGCATCACCGCCGCGGGGACGCTGGTCGAGCCGACGTCGAACACCAAGGTCGCCGACGTCACGCTCACCCACGCGCTTGGGGCAGGGGCGGGCAAGGCCGACCTCATCGTCCCCGCAATCGCGTTCGCCAAGGACAAGCTGCAACCCGACGCGCTCACTCCGCTGACCTTCGGCGTGATCGCCGACGTCAACGGATCGGTCAGTGGCGAGGGGCATATCGCCTGGACCCCCGATGGCGTGACGAGCAATGGCGTGTTCCGCACCGCCGGCACCGACCTCGCCGCCGCGTTCGGCCCGGTGACCGGGATCGCGACCGAGATCCGCTTCACCGATCTGCTCAATCTGCAGAGCGCGCCGGGGCAGGTGGCGACGATCCGCACGCTCAACCCGGGCATCCCCGTCACCGACGGCACGATCCGTTACCAGACGCTGCCTGGCGCGCGCGTACAGGTCGAGGACGGGTCATGGCCGTTCGCGGGCGGATCGCTGACGCTCGACCCGACGCTGCTCGACTTCTCCGCGGCGTCCGAGCGGCGAATGACGTTCCATGTCGCCAACATGGCGGCGGACCAGTTCCTCCAGCAGTTCGATTTCAAGAATCTCGACGCGACCGGAATTTTCGACGGCGTGCTGCCGATGATTTTCGACGAAACGGGCGGCCGTATCGAGGGTGGCGATCTTCAGGTGCGCAAAGGCGGCGGTACGCTCGCCTATGTCGGCGACCTCAGCCAAAAGGACCTCGGCATCTGGGCGAACATCGCGTTCCAGGCGCTGAAGTCGCTGCGCTACCAGTCGCTGCGAGTCGGGATGAACGGGCCGCTGGCGGGCGAGATGGTCACCGACGTGCGCTTCGCCGGGATCAGCCAGGGCGAGGGGGCGAAGGCGAACTTCATCGTCCGTCGCCTGCAAAAGCTGCCGTTCGTGTTCAATATCCGCATCAAGGCGCCGTTCCGCGGGCTGCTCGATTCGGCACAGAGCTTTTATGATCCGAAGCGCCTCATCCAGCGCAACCTGCCCGCGTTGCTGCAACAGCAGGCCGCGCCGCCGCCTCCCAAACTTCCGACTATTCAGCCTCCCGCAAGCAGGATCGTGCCATGA
- the uvrC gene encoding excinuclease ABC subunit UvrC, which produces MSSPNSPDRFNEDKSTFAVRGGGEAPDLAAGVAAIRNVLDTLPVRPGVYRMQDARGDVLYVGKARALRNRVANYCQVERLTKRLQRMVSQTRSMTIVTTNNEAEALLLESQLIKRYRPAYNVLLRDDKSFPFILLRDDHDFPRVQKHRGARRAKGNYYGPFASAGSVNNTLNALQKLFLLRSCTDSFFKTRDRPCLLYQIKRCSAPCVGRIDEPAYKELVEDAKSFLAGKSTGVQAKLGAQMQAAAENMDFELAALLRDRLKALTFIQGTQAINAEGVGDADIFAMACKDGLIGIQAFFIRGGQNWGHRSFFPQHTNDVPEDEVLTSFLGQFYEDVPPARQILLDRELPEGALLVEALGERAGYKVALQVPQRGDRRRLMDQAKRNAIEAIERRQAESTTQAKLLREVADLFDLAEPPQRIEIYDNSHIQGTAATGAMVVAGPEGFRKGQYRKFNIKDKDTIPGDDFGMMREVFTRRFARAQAEDPDRDSGEWPDLVLIDGGKGQLNTVKAALEEIGVEDVCLVGIAKGPQHGRDGREVFHMLDGREFQLPVNAPVLFYLQRLRDEVHRFAIGVHRDKRSKAIGASPLDEVPGIGPARKKALLMHFGTGRAVRNASLQDLQQAPGVSAGVAQQVYDFYHSR; this is translated from the coding sequence ATGTCCTCCCCCAATTCCCCCGACCGGTTCAACGAAGACAAATCCACCTTTGCCGTCCGCGGTGGCGGCGAAGCGCCCGATCTGGCGGCCGGCGTCGCGGCGATCCGTAACGTGCTCGACACGCTCCCGGTCCGCCCCGGCGTCTATCGCATGCAGGATGCACGCGGCGACGTGCTCTATGTCGGCAAGGCGCGTGCGCTCAGGAACCGCGTCGCCAATTACTGCCAGGTCGAGCGGCTGACGAAACGCCTCCAGCGGATGGTGTCGCAGACGCGGTCGATGACGATCGTCACGACCAACAATGAGGCCGAGGCGCTGCTGCTCGAATCGCAGCTCATCAAGCGCTATCGCCCCGCGTACAACGTGCTGCTGCGCGACGATAAGAGCTTCCCGTTCATCCTGCTGCGCGACGATCACGATTTCCCGCGCGTCCAGAAGCATCGCGGCGCGCGGCGCGCGAAGGGCAATTACTACGGCCCGTTCGCCAGCGCGGGGTCGGTCAACAACACGCTCAACGCGCTCCAGAAGCTGTTCCTGCTGCGATCGTGCACCGACAGCTTCTTCAAGACGCGCGACCGGCCGTGCCTGCTGTATCAGATCAAGCGCTGCTCCGCGCCGTGCGTCGGCCGGATCGACGAGCCTGCGTACAAGGAGCTGGTCGAGGACGCGAAGAGCTTCCTCGCGGGCAAGTCGACCGGCGTGCAGGCCAAGCTCGGCGCGCAGATGCAGGCCGCCGCCGAGAACATGGACTTCGAACTCGCCGCGCTGCTGCGCGACCGGTTGAAGGCGCTGACGTTCATCCAGGGCACGCAGGCGATCAACGCGGAAGGGGTAGGCGACGCGGACATCTTCGCGATGGCATGCAAGGACGGGCTGATCGGCATCCAGGCGTTCTTCATCCGCGGCGGCCAGAACTGGGGGCATCGCAGCTTCTTCCCGCAGCACACCAACGACGTGCCCGAGGACGAGGTGCTGACCAGCTTCCTCGGCCAGTTCTACGAGGACGTGCCGCCCGCCCGGCAGATCCTGCTCGACCGCGAGCTGCCCGAAGGCGCGCTGCTGGTCGAGGCACTGGGCGAGCGCGCGGGCTACAAGGTCGCGTTGCAGGTGCCGCAGCGCGGTGACCGCCGCCGCCTGATGGATCAGGCCAAGCGCAACGCGATCGAGGCGATCGAGCGGCGCCAGGCCGAATCGACCACGCAGGCCAAGCTGCTGCGCGAGGTCGCCGACCTGTTCGACCTGGCCGAGCCGCCGCAGCGCATCGAGATCTACGACAACAGCCATATCCAGGGCACCGCCGCGACCGGCGCGATGGTCGTCGCGGGGCCCGAAGGCTTCCGCAAAGGCCAGTATCGCAAGTTCAACATCAAGGACAAGGACACCATCCCAGGCGACGATTTCGGGATGATGCGCGAGGTCTTCACGCGGCGCTTCGCGCGCGCGCAGGCCGAGGATCCCGATCGCGATTCGGGCGAATGGCCCGATCTGGTGCTGATCGATGGCGGCAAGGGGCAGCTCAACACGGTCAAGGCCGCGCTCGAGGAGATCGGCGTCGAGGACGTGTGCCTCGTCGGGATCGCCAAGGGGCCGCAGCATGGCCGTGACGGGCGCGAGGTGTTCCACATGCTCGACGGTCGCGAATTCCAGCTGCCCGTCAACGCGCCGGTGCTGTTCTACCTCCAGCGGCTGCGCGACGAGGTCCACCGCTTTGCGATCGGCGTCCACCGCGACAAGCGCAGCAAGGCGATCGGCGCGAGTCCGCTCGACGAGGTGCCCGGCATCGGCCCTGCGCGCAAGAAGGCGCTGCTGATGCATTTCGGCACCGGCCGCGCGGTCCGCAATGCGAGCCTGCAGGATCTGCAACAGGCGCCAGGCGTATCCGCGGGCGTCGCGCAACAGGTCTATGATTTCTACCATTCGCGGTAG
- a CDS encoding EF-hand domain-containing protein has product MLKYAMLAGAALVAAPVLAQSTTTSSQTSAPSGAATGQTNPSGAMASPQATPTDAVPMQSAAREQPATGSQVAQVVDTEFPTYDKNGDGKLSAVEFGGWMVALKSKTDPSTKPDAPETKKWVSAAFAQADGDKNKSLTKSEITSFLTQG; this is encoded by the coding sequence ATGTTGAAATATGCTATGCTGGCCGGCGCGGCACTGGTTGCTGCACCCGTATTGGCACAGTCGACCACGACATCCTCGCAGACTTCGGCCCCGTCTGGTGCTGCTACCGGCCAGACGAATCCGTCTGGCGCGATGGCATCGCCGCAAGCTACGCCGACCGATGCGGTGCCGATGCAGTCCGCCGCGCGCGAACAACCCGCGACAGGCAGCCAGGTCGCGCAGGTCGTCGACACCGAGTTTCCGACCTACGACAAGAATGGCGACGGCAAGCTCAGCGCGGTTGAATTCGGCGGCTGGATGGTTGCGCTGAAGAGCAAGACCGATCCGTCGACCAAGCCGGATGCGCCGGAGACCAAGAAGTGGGTTTCGGCTGCCTTCGCGCAGGCGGACGGGGACAAGAACAAGTCGCTGACGAAGAGCGAAATCACCAGCTTTCTGACGCAGGGCTGA
- a CDS encoding AtpZ/AtpI family protein, which yields MAEIEPGQDPQGVDDPRLSALDERLREVKARETLAKGQKGADAERGYSQGNRVISALIGSLVGSALIGWLIDRWFGTGPWGLIVLLFLGIAVAFRQIIRISGERPE from the coding sequence GTGGCGGAGATCGAACCCGGACAGGACCCCCAGGGTGTTGACGATCCGCGACTTTCCGCGCTCGATGAGCGATTGAGAGAGGTCAAGGCTCGGGAAACGCTGGCAAAGGGGCAGAAGGGGGCGGATGCCGAGCGGGGATACTCGCAAGGCAATCGCGTCATTTCCGCTCTGATCGGGAGTCTCGTCGGCAGTGCGCTGATCGGCTGGTTGATTGACCGCTGGTTCGGTACTGGCCCTTGGGGGCTGATCGTGTTGCTGTTCCTCGGGATAGCGGTCGCGTTCAGGCAGATCATTCGAATTTCAGGCGAACGCCCGGAGTAA
- a CDS encoding DMT family transporter, whose amino-acid sequence MSWLILGIAVITEICWALSLKWAATVATWQASSVPIILSFVNMGLLALAMRGLPAGTAYAIWTGAGAIGVIIGGVILFGDKVSGFQAGFMALTVVGIVGTKVFAQA is encoded by the coding sequence ATGTCCTGGCTCATCCTCGGCATCGCCGTTATCACCGAAATCTGCTGGGCGCTCAGCCTCAAATGGGCGGCCACCGTCGCCACCTGGCAGGCGTCGAGCGTCCCGATCATCCTGAGCTTCGTCAACATGGGCCTGCTCGCGCTCGCGATGCGCGGCCTGCCTGCGGGCACGGCGTACGCGATCTGGACCGGCGCAGGCGCGATCGGCGTGATCATCGGCGGCGTGATCCTGTTCGGCGACAAGGTCAGCGGGTTCCAGGCGGGCTTCATGGCGCTGACCGTGGTCGGCATCGTCGGCACCAAGGTCTTCGCGCAGGCCTGA
- the radC gene encoding RadC family protein, translated as MAEPDEHIDDLKGHRGRLRKRLFEGGSDALLDHELIEYLLAIAIPRGDTKALAKALMREFGGIGGVLTADAEALGRVKGMGEISTAAIKIAHAAAIRLLQSQVSDRPVLANWQALLDYLRADMAHHAIERFRVLHLNTKNMLIRDEVMSKGSIDQAAVYVREVIRRAIDLGSASIILVHNHPSGDPSPSRADIEITRTIAEAGKRLGITVHDHIVMGTGGHVSLRAQGLI; from the coding sequence ATGGCCGAACCGGACGAACATATCGACGATCTGAAGGGTCACCGGGGGCGCCTCCGCAAACGCCTGTTCGAAGGCGGCAGCGACGCGTTGCTCGACCACGAACTCATCGAATATCTTCTCGCGATCGCGATTCCCCGCGGCGATACCAAGGCGCTCGCCAAGGCGCTGATGCGCGAGTTCGGTGGAATTGGCGGGGTGCTCACCGCGGATGCCGAGGCGCTCGGCCGCGTGAAGGGGATGGGCGAGATCTCGACCGCGGCGATCAAGATCGCGCACGCCGCCGCGATCCGCCTGCTGCAATCGCAGGTCAGCGACCGACCGGTGCTGGCGAACTGGCAGGCGCTGCTCGATTATCTCCGCGCGGACATGGCACATCACGCGATCGAGCGGTTCCGCGTCCTGCACCTCAACACGAAGAACATGCTGATCCGCGACGAAGTGATGAGCAAAGGCTCGATCGACCAGGCCGCGGTCTATGTCCGCGAGGTCATCCGCCGTGCGATCGATCTCGGCTCGGCGTCGATCATCCTCGTCCACAACCATCCGAGCGGCGACCCCTCCCCCAGCCGCGCCGACATCGAGATCACGCGCACGATCGCCGAGGCGGGCAAGCGGCTGGGTATCACGGTCCACGACCATATCGTGATGGGCACCGGCGGCCATGTCAGTCTGCGCGCGCAAGGGTTGATCTAG